The Virgibacillus dokdonensis genome includes a window with the following:
- a CDS encoding competence protein ComK has product MKQRITSLYVISPHTKAIYRNEHSYYRSRIMESGRAEKMSIHKPEQILDNSCLIYGSSLEGRRLAVKDILDSSSKLPVPVIPDKGVFMMPTASVKNKNNVWLTYHHIYGFEENKSGTYVTFFDGSGIQLDISMNTFDLQYKRTSQVIVHLNRTFLFGQSKFPIPRSRLKRL; this is encoded by the coding sequence TTGAAACAGAGGATTACATCGTTGTATGTCATATCACCGCATACAAAAGCAATATACAGGAATGAACATAGCTATTATCGTTCTCGGATTATGGAAAGTGGAAGGGCCGAGAAAATGTCCATTCATAAACCAGAGCAAATTTTAGATAATAGTTGTTTAATATACGGATCTTCATTAGAGGGGAGAAGACTAGCTGTAAAAGATATACTCGATTCTTCAAGTAAGCTTCCTGTACCTGTGATACCAGATAAAGGTGTTTTTATGATGCCAACAGCTTCTGTAAAAAATAAAAATAATGTGTGGCTTACTTATCATCATATTTACGGTTTTGAGGAAAATAAAAGTGGTACATATGTTACTTTTTTCGATGGTTCAGGGATTCAATTGGATATATCGATGAATACTTTCGATTTACAGTATAAGCGGACAAGTCAGGTAATCGTCCATTTGAATCGAACATTTCTCTTTGGACAATCAAAATTCCCTATACCGAGATCACGCCTAAAACGATTGTAA